Proteins from one Aquila chrysaetos chrysaetos chromosome 5, bAquChr1.4, whole genome shotgun sequence genomic window:
- the LOC115341254 gene encoding sterile alpha motif domain-containing protein 9-like: MDYRTLPVNKWDENDVQRWLESIGIKKEYVEKLYVEEVTGPALMELDDSFLKGIGMKGGQIHMLIRKRNELLQLQQNAQQAKHSSSKRSDGADVQTDPVRPRNAPTQKTSSGDSCGPVDKPSGDNRASASGKRHRSSNSQLKSTDEVLELSNFRPFRSQNTDFKYVKDRVLAPESGVSGLITPCHEYKSFATAAELNRNQLQSKFACEVIRFASACMNLRTNGTIHFGIMDSVEDRGWKHGQIIGIKIKEREYYVDALDYIEKCFCESVQEIARKCIHPPVFVEVISKDSQEQRFVVEVDIEPTSSLVKNRFFEVYLPKYNEDSQKVTLTKDRALYQRVGAKSEPIKHNSLATFFQGLQDRDTQREKAELSSTEVHTEISQNLGRKLSILLNDGKSYMDHSLRYILVTNRCEKNDLKYINFLMHLNIFCVFDFDEDSNVSGLYSKYKEHHATRSYFLQDFSNESKTGNPSSQKHLCLFDQTSWIFCNGRSDFLGDEKPCDENTWIRTKKKYLKKAITRICDEILPKRSFIVLFLLLSPVQKPLVDTFQEFYTEMNGTEYIVCIAESRENYGKWANLAQASCSIETLEQCSIVGMKLSHVDTTIQTMLPSTAQPRHLPVSTRGLCTLPSLEEEKLFSLEILCIDQCADIKLDLLTEKEIQEVEQNFYRGRKIIWENFWLADKRRCGEIIEREACKDASKLLDDILRGSGLNYSVAKLKIFHHPGSGGSTIARQVLWKRRKDLRCAVIKTSYSPATVCEHALAFRDYEEKEIGHCLPVLLLIEDYDEDYLEELRNELMDAVATRKINSPRPYFILMCCRRSNDPERLCKASPLDTVAVTHKLTDSEKSLFRTKLEKLKQKDVKPEFILTFVLMCEEFNETYVRDFVGHILQDIDRSSRDTCLMRYVALLNFYVPNSYVSLSHCEAFLGLGVYTEMKSRAYDFKSHLSEQARMIFIELRESTTYISSVRIIHCLVAKEILHQLSGNEPQSQLAMTLLQEKTLFENRFGREEFIKFIRDLFIRRGKRSRGDNTDTLFSPFIEHVCKAEDCEKAIAVLKAAYELLGRDPFFAQQLARLHYNNEKFEDAEHWAGVAKSHLPNDSYILDTEGQVYRKWFSFTVDKMTQEDTPESIIQKIEIALKAMKCFRAAQQAAKAERDSMNNAGYFGEVEVGCRLLRFLSTVDVFRRSPEGEYSELVKYLITDYIPKDIEKTWGRLHSRLKGLRQNLYNALEWISEDLSYFQTDKNHEKEEEDEKDEKEEQIYNPRKWLKRQSEVYAKFFISTSLIEDTNSGPESQLIRRMNIYKSGGGSVTNILSFLTDKKENRSAEKLEKILGFYTENPLRDRLEDNDLINYILCHITLACLAPGSAKLLEVQILRKLSVRFFKGRRPFPASAHFLLTLLYWPDEALDKEPNADKDEILISALQTLKRLYDIKMKDVPTRKKRIYTHFFLGKGYGLGKIVHKTKIDKLISGSLDERRMKWLHGTVWNIAKIRDILKRVSGWTKDRNLFIRGHIKEFPILPLHRDSVPPGNENVTFYLGFSFNGLVAFNIEVENNPAVSRPQGI; encoded by the exons ATGG ATTACAGAACATTACCTGTGAATAAATGGGATGAGAATGATGTCCAACGCTGGCTAGAATCTATTGGAATCAAGAAAGAGTATGTAGAAAAACTGTATGTGGAAGAAGTGACAGGTCCAGCGCTAATGGAACTGGATGACTCTTTCCTCAAAGGCATAGGTATGAAGGGAGGTCAAATCCACATGTTAATCCGCAAGAGAAACGAACTTCTGCAGCTACAACAAAATGCACAGCAAGCCAAGCATTCCAGCAGCAAAAGGTCTGACGGAGCTGATGTGCAAACAGATCCAGTAAGACCCAGAAATGCCCCCACTCAGAAAACTTCAAGTGGAGACAGCTGTGGCCCAGTTGATAAACCTAGTGGAGACAACAGAGCTTCTGCTTCTGGCAAGAGGCACAGAAGTAGCAACTCCCAACTTAAAAGTACTGATGAAGTTTTAGAGCTCAGCAACTTTCGACCATTTAGAAGTCAGAATACTGATTTCAAATACGTGAAAGACAGAGTTCTTGCTCCAGAATCAGGAGTCAGTGGTTTAATCACTCCCTGCCATGAATACAAATCTTTTGCCACTGCTGCAGAACTGAACAGAAATCAACTGCAATCAAAATTTGCCTGCGAAGTGATACGATTTGCTTCAGCCTGCATGAACCTTCGAACAAATGGCACCATACATTTTGGTATCATGGACAGCGTTGAGGATAGGGGTTGGAAACATGGCCAGATCATTGGTATAAAGATCAAAGAACGAGAATACTACGTTGATGCATTGGATTacatagaaaaatgtttttgtgaaagTGTACAAGAAATTGCAAGGAAGTGTATTCACCCACCTGTTTTTGTTGAAGTGATTTCAAAAGACTCTCAGGAACAAAGATTTGTGGTGGAGGTTGACATTGAACCAACATCCAGTTTAgtaaagaacagattttttgaAGTGTATTTGCCCAAATACAATGAAGACAGCCAGAAGGTGACCCTGACAAAAGATCGAGCTCTCTATCAGAGAGTAGGAGCAAAGTCTGAACCTATAAAGCACAACAGTCTAGCTACTTTTTTTCAGGGTTTACAAGACAGGGACactcaaagagaaaaagctgagcTCTCCAGCACAGAAGTACATACAGAAATATCTCAAAATTTAGGAAGAAAGTTATCAATTCTACTAAATGATGGCAAAAGCTATATGGATCATTCCCTACGGTACATCCTTGTCACAAACAGATGTGAAAAGAATGATCTGAAATATATCAACTTTTTAATGCACTTGaacattttctgtgtctttgaCTTTGATGAAGATTCTAACGTATCAGGGCTGTACAGCAAGTACAAAGAACACCATGCAACAAGGTCTTATTTTTTACAGGATTTTTCCAATGAAAGTAAGACTGGCAACCCTTCCTCTCAGAAACATTTATGCCTGTTTGATCAGACCAGCTGGATATTCTGCAATGGGCGCAGTGACTTCCTCGGGGATGAAAAACCTTGTGATGAAAATACATGGATTAGAAcgaaaaaaaaataccttaagAAAGCAATTACTCGTATCTGTGATGAAATCCTGCCAAAGCGGTCTTTCATTGTGCTTTTCCTATTGCTGTCACCAGTGCAGAAACCACTTGTGGACACTTTTCAGGAATTCTATACAGAGATGAATGGCACGGAGTACATCGTTTGCATTGCAGAGTCCAGAGAAAATTATGGGAAGTGGGCTAATCTAGCTCAGGCATCCTGCAGCATTGAGACACTAGAACAATGCAGTATCGTGGGTATGAAACTAAGTCATGTAGATACCACCATTCAAACAATGCTGCCTTCTACAGCACAACCCAGACATCTGCCAGTTTCCACTAGAGGACTATGTACGCTTCCCTCACTGGAAGAAGAGAAACTGTTTTCCCTAGAAATCCTTTGTATTGACCAATGTGCTGATATCAAATTAGATCttttgactgaaaaagaaatacaagaagtAGAACAAAATTTTTACcgaggaagaaaaataatctgggAAAACTTCTGGCTTGCTGATAAAAGACGCTGCGGGGAAATCATTGAACGCGAAGCATGTAAGGATGCTAGCAAACTCCTAGATGACATTTTACGAGGCAGCGGACTCAACTATTCTGTGGCTAAACTAAAGATATTTCACCATCCTGGAAGTGGTGGAAGCACAATAGCACGGCAAGTtctgtggaaaagaagaaaggacttAAGATGTGCTGTTATCAAAACCTCATATTCACCTGCAACTGTTTGTGAGCATGCACTTGCATTTAGagattatgaagaaaaagaaatcgGTCACTGTCTTCCTGTGCTCCTCCTGATTGAGGATTATGATGAAGATTATTTAGAAGAACTAAGGAATGAGTTAATGGATGCTGTAGCAACTAGGAAAATTAATTCCCCCAGACCTTACTTCATCCTCATGTGCTGTAGACGATCCAATGACCCTGAAAGGCTCTGCAAGGCTTCTCCACTGGACACAGTTGCTGTCACTCACAAGCTGACGGACTCAGAGAAAAGTCTGTTCAGAACTAAACttgaaaaactgaagcagaaagatGTCAAGCCAGAATTCATACTTACGTTTGTCCTGATGTGTGAGGAGTTCAACGAAACATATGTGAGAGACTTTGTAGGGCACATACTGCAAGACATAGACCGTTCTTCTCGTGATACATGCTTGATGCGTTATGTGgctttgcttaatttttatgtACCTAATTCCTATGTTTCATTGTCACACTGTGAGGCTTTTCTGGGACTGGGGGTAtatacagaaatgaaatcaaGAGCTTACGATTTCAAAAGTCACTTAAGTGAACAAGCAAGAATGATTTTTATTGAGCTAAGGGAAAGTACCACCTATATTTCATCTGTTCGGATAATACACTGTCTGGTTGCAAAAGAAATTCTGCATCAGCTTTCAGGGAATGAACCTCAAAGTCAACTTGCAATGActcttcttcaggaaaagacactctttgaaaacagatttgGACGAGAGGAATTCATAAAGTTCATCAGAGATCTGTTTATTCGACGCGGTAAAAGGAGCAGGGGTGACAATACCGACACTCTTTTCTCCCCATTCATTGAGCATGTCTGTAAAGCTGAAGACTGTGAAAAAGCTATAgctgttttaaaagctgcataTGAACTCCTTGGAAGAGATCCTTTTTTTGCCCAGCAGCTTGCCAGACTACATTACAACAATGAAAAATTTGAAGATGCGGAACATTGGGCAGGGGTTGCAAAATCTCATTTGCCGAATGATTCTTACATTTTGGATACAGAAGGTCAAGTCTACAGGAAATGGTTTAGTTTCACTGTGGACAAAATGACACAGGAAGACACTCCTGAAAGCATCATTCAGAAGATAGAGATTGCTCTTAAAGCTATGAAATGCTTCAGGGCTGCACAACaggctgcaaaagcagaacGTGATAGTATGAACAATGCTGGCTATTTTGGAGAAGTAGAAGTAGGATGTCGTCTTCTTAGATTTTTGTCCACAGTCGATGTATTTCGCAGAAGTCCAGAGGGGGAATATTCTGAGCTTGTGAAATACCTGATCACAGATTACATTCCTAAAGACATCGAAAAAACATGGGGAAGGCTTCACTCCCGCTTAAAAGGCTTACGTCAGAACCTGTACAATGCTCTGGAATGGATTTCAGAAGACCTAAGTTATTTCCAAACAGATAAAAACcatgagaaggaagaagaagatgaaaaagatgaaaaggaagaacaaatttATAATCCCAGAAAATGGCTCAAAAGACAGTCTGAGGTATATGCCAAGTTCTTCATCTCAACATCACTTATTGAGGACACCAACAGTGGCCCCGAGAGCCAGCTGATTAGACGCATGAATATTTATAAGAGTGGTGGAGGTAGTGTCACTAATATCCTGTCATTCTTAACAGATAAGAAAGAGAATAGGTCAGCTGAAAAGCTAGAGAAGATCCTTGGTTTCTATACAGAAAACCCACTAAGGGACAGGCTGGAGGACAATGATCTGATCAATTACATTTTGTGCCACATCACATTAGCATGCTTAGCACCAGGATCAGCCAAACTTCTTGAAGTGCAAATTCTTCGTAAGCTCAGTGTAAGAttctttaaaggaagaagaCCATTTCCAGCAAGTGCCCATTTTTTGCTCACCTTGCTGTACTGGCCAGATGAGGCATTAGACAAAGAGCCTAATGCAGATAAAGATGAAATTCTAATCTCAGCCCTTCAAACCCTGAAGCGTTTATATGACATCAAGATGAAAGATGTTcctaccagaaagaaaagaatctaCACCCACTTTTTTCTGGGAAAGGGTTATGGCTTAGGTAAGATTGTGCACAAAACTAAAATTGATAAATTAATCAGTGGGTCCTTGGATGAGAGGAGAATGAAGTGGCTACATGGAACTGTATGGAATATTGCCAAGATTCGTGACATTCTCAAAAGAGTTTCTGGCTGGACCAAGgacagaaatttatttatacgTGGTCACATAAAGGAGTTTCCTATCTTGCCACTCCACCGTGATTCAGTGCCccctggaaatgaaaatgtgaccTTTTATTTAGGCTTTTCATTTAATGGTCTTGTTGCTTTCAATATTGAGGTTGAAAATAATCCAGCCGTCAGCAGACCACAAGGTATTTAG